Below is a genomic region from Paraburkholderia sp. BL23I1N1.
GGCGGCTTCGTCAGTCGCTCCGCCCGCCATATCGGCCGAGAACTCCTGATCGCGGAACACCGTCAGGCCTTCTTTCAGGCTCAACTGGAACCAGTCGCGGCACGTCACGCGGTTGCCGGTCCAGTTGTGGAAATACTCGTGGCCGACCACCGCCTCGATGTTCGCAAAGTCGGTGTCCGCGGCCGTTTCGGGGTTCGCCAGCACGTACTTCGTGTTGAAGATGTTGAGCCCCTTGTTCTCCATCGCGCCCATGTTGAAGTCGCTCACCGCGACGATCATGAAGCGGTCCAGATCCAGTTCCAGCCCGAAACGCGCCTCGTCCCAGCGGATCGAGTTGACCAACGAATCCATGGCGTGACGGGTCTTGTCCAGATCGTGCGGTTCGACCCACACCTGCAGCAGCTTTTCCTTGCCCGAGCCGCTCGTCACCCGTTCCTCGAGTGCGACCAGCTTGCCCGCGACCAGCGCGAACAGATAGCTCGGCTTCCTGAACGGATCCTCCCAGCGGGCGAAATGACGGCCATCCGGCAACTCGCCTTCTTCGAGCAGATTGCCGTTCGACAGCAGCACCGGATAGTCGGCCTTGCTGGCGCGCAGCGTGACCGTATAGGTCGCCATCACGTCGGGGCGGTCGAGGAAATAAGTGATGCGGCGAAAGCCCTCGGCCTCGCACTGGGTGAAGAAGTTGCCGCCCGACACATACAGGCCCGACAGCGTGGTGTTGTCCGCCGGATTGCAGAGGCTGGTGAGCGTCAGTTCGAAGCTATCCGGCACGTTGCCGAGCGTGAGGCCGTGCTCGTGCGCATGGGCGTTGGCGAACGGGGCGCCGTCGATCGCGGCGCCGACGAACTCGAGTTGTTCGCCCATCAGTTCGAGATTCGCGGCGTGGGACGCGTCCGGGTTGCGGCGCACGCGCATCGTGTTCCTCACGACGGTGCGTTCGGGAACCAGATCGAACTCCAGCGCGACGGCGTCGATGAGGAAGGCGGGCGGCGCGTAATCGGCGCGGCGGATCACATTGGGCGTTGCGGTATCGGCCATGGCGTTCTGTAGTGATGGGACTCGAGCCGTCACGCGTGCTTATGGCGCGCGAGCCGGGCGTGTCGAGCCATTGTACAAAGGCTCGGCGGATCGTGCGGGTCGAACTTTTTACCGAATCGTCTGGTCAGCGTATTATCGGGCCCCGCGCACGATTGCGGCGCGCAAACGAACCCGGTCAAGACTGGCGATAACAGGCAACACGAGGTAGACCATGAAAATCAATCGATGGACCCGCCGCGCCACGCTGCTGCTGGCCACGCTGACGGTGTTGCTGTCCGGCTGCACGAGCTACGTGACCACTCAGGTCACGGCTTTCTCCGACTGGCGCGGCAATGACGCCACTCGTACGTATGCCTTCACACGGGCGGCGGATCAGCAGAACAATCTCGAACTCACCACTTACGAGCGCCTCGTCGGCAACGAACTCGCCACGCACGCGTTCCGCCAGGTCGACGCTGCCCAGGCGCGCTATCTGGTCGGACTGTCGTACGGGATTCGCTCGGACATGGTGACGGTCGCGCAGCCGGTGTATTACAACCCGTGGCCGGCGCCGTACTGGGGCTGGTCGTTCGATCCGTGGGGCCCGTGGGGTCCGTATCCGACCGCGTACGTGAATCAGAGCTACCCGATTTTCACGCACCTGCTCGGTGTGCGGATCACCGAGCGTGCCGGCGGCAAAGAGGTCTATAACGTGACGGCGCGCAACTCGGACGAGGAGTCGTCGCTGGTGAGAGCCATGCCCTATCTGGCGCGCAGCGCGCTGGCCGACTTTCCGCTCGGCAACGGCGTGGTCCATACCGTGAAGATTCCCGTCGACAAGAACGGTGGAATCTCGAACGAAGTCGCGACGACGGGCGCCGCACCCGCGGCTGCGCCGGCTGCGGCGTCGGGGGCGAAGGTCGTGCAGTAAGCGCAGGACTAAACAATGCAGGACTAAACGCCCACGCCGAACAGCGCCATTGTTCCCAGAATCACGAACATGACGGCTGCAATGGCATGCACCGTTTTGGTCGGCAACCGATGGGCGAAGCGGTCGCCGAGCAGGATCGCCGGAACATTGGCGATCATCATGCCGAGCGTCGTGCCGGCCACCACACCGAAGAAGTCGTGAAAGCGCGCGGCAAGGGCGACCGTCGCGATCTGCGTCTTGTCGCCCATTTCCGCGAGGAAGAACGTCACCACCGTTGCGCCGAACACGCCGAAATGCGTACGGCTGGTGTTGGCTTCTACGTCGTCCAGTTTGTCCGGCACAAGTATCCACAAGCCCATCGCAATGAACGACGCGGCGAGTGCCCAGCGCATGATGGTTGGCGTGAGCAGCGTGCCGAGCCAGGCGCCGAGCGCGCCGGCGCAGG
It encodes:
- a CDS encoding DUF4136 domain-containing protein; protein product: MKINRWTRRATLLLATLTVLLSGCTSYVTTQVTAFSDWRGNDATRTYAFTRAADQQNNLELTTYERLVGNELATHAFRQVDAAQARYLVGLSYGIRSDMVTVAQPVYYNPWPAPYWGWSFDPWGPWGPYPTAYVNQSYPIFTHLLGVRITERAGGKEVYNVTARNSDEESSLVRAMPYLARSALADFPLGNGVVHTVKIPVDKNGGISNEVATTGAAPAAAPAAASGAKVVQ
- a CDS encoding TMEM165/GDT1 family protein codes for the protein MDHAFLISTGAVALAEIGDKTQLLSLVLAARYRKPIPIILGVLIATLVNHACAGALGAWLGTLLTPTIMRWALAASFIAMGLWILVPDKLDDVEANTSRTHFGVFGATVVTFFLAEMGDKTQIATVALAARFHDFFGVVAGTTLGMMIANVPAILLGDRFAHRLPTKTVHAIAAVMFVILGTMALFGVGV